One window from the genome of Micromonospora aurantiaca ATCC 27029 encodes:
- a CDS encoding fused MFS/spermidine synthase produces the protein MSSTSSDVIAGPAADAPVPPRALPNGLAAFLVFLSSGAVLVLETVSLRLVGPYVGVTLQVTSSVIGMALAAIAYGAWFGGWLADRRDPRTLLAPALVLAGIATAITLPIVRYAGEALRGGAASAVLLLTALTVLLPAALLAGITPLVVKLQLADLRRTGQVVGKLSGIGTLGGITATLGTGFVLVAALSSTVIVLGLAAVLGVTGLALGFWLRRQAGPSGLSAPGRVKAALALLGLAAAGLTAAAPNPCDVETAYHCARVEVDPSWPQGRTLYLNSAEHSYVDLGEPTHLKYAYTQWIGLVADVARPAKQPMDALHLGGGGFTVPHYLAATRPGSDNLVFELDGGLVELDRRELGLSTGPQMRAEVGDARVLLRGEPADSRDFIVGDAFGHLVVPWHLATREMAADIRRVLRPDGIYVQNVIDYPPGRFIRAELATVKAEFAHVALIAPPGAIDGRQGANFVIVASDAPLPLAAIPPGLKLLPEPAALMDEAAVTEWVGDAMVLTDDYAPVDQLLATA, from the coding sequence GTGAGCAGCACATCGTCCGACGTCATCGCGGGACCGGCGGCCGACGCCCCGGTCCCGCCCCGGGCCCTGCCCAACGGGCTCGCCGCGTTCCTCGTCTTCCTCTCCAGCGGGGCCGTGCTGGTGCTGGAGACCGTGTCGTTGCGCCTGGTCGGCCCGTACGTCGGGGTGACCCTCCAGGTGACCAGTTCGGTGATCGGCATGGCGCTCGCCGCCATCGCGTACGGGGCGTGGTTCGGCGGCTGGCTCGCCGACCGGCGTGACCCGCGCACCCTGCTGGCCCCGGCGCTGGTGCTGGCCGGCATCGCCACCGCAATCACGCTGCCGATCGTCAGGTACGCCGGTGAGGCGCTGCGCGGCGGCGCGGCGAGCGCGGTGCTCCTGCTGACCGCGCTGACCGTCCTGCTGCCCGCCGCGCTGCTGGCCGGGATCACCCCGCTCGTGGTGAAGCTCCAGCTCGCCGACCTGCGCCGGACCGGGCAGGTGGTGGGCAAGCTGTCCGGCATCGGCACGCTCGGCGGCATCACCGCCACGCTCGGCACCGGTTTCGTGCTGGTGGCGGCGCTGTCCAGCACCGTCATCGTGCTGGGGCTGGCCGCCGTGCTCGGCGTGACCGGGCTGGCGCTCGGCTTCTGGCTGCGACGGCAGGCCGGCCCGAGCGGACTGTCCGCGCCGGGCCGGGTCAAGGCCGCGCTGGCGTTGCTCGGGCTCGCCGCCGCCGGGCTCACCGCCGCGGCACCGAACCCGTGCGACGTGGAGACCGCGTACCACTGCGCCCGCGTCGAGGTGGACCCGTCCTGGCCGCAGGGGCGCACGCTCTACCTCAACTCGGCCGAGCACTCGTACGTCGACCTGGGCGAGCCGACCCACCTCAAGTACGCGTACACGCAGTGGATCGGCCTGGTCGCGGACGTGGCGCGGCCGGCGAAGCAGCCGATGGACGCGCTGCACCTGGGCGGCGGCGGCTTCACGGTGCCGCACTACCTGGCCGCGACCCGGCCCGGCAGCGACAACCTGGTGTTCGAACTCGACGGCGGCCTGGTCGAGCTGGACCGGCGGGAGCTGGGCCTGAGTACCGGCCCGCAGATGCGCGCCGAGGTGGGTGACGCGCGGGTGCTGCTGCGCGGCGAGCCGGCCGACAGCCGCGACTTCATCGTCGGCGACGCGTTCGGCCACCTGGTGGTGCCGTGGCACCTGGCGACCCGGGAGATGGCCGCCGACATCCGCCGGGTGCTGCGCCCGGACGGGATCTACGTGCAGAACGTCATCGACTACCCGCCGGGCCGGTTCATCCGGGCCGAGCTGGCCACCGTGAAGGCCGAGTTCGCGCACGTCGCGCTGATCGCCCCGCCCGGCGCGATCGACGGGAGGCAGGGCGCCAACTTCGTGATCGTCGCCTCCGACGCGCCGCTGCCGCTCGCCGCGATCCCACCCGGCCTCAAGCTGCTGCCCGAGCCGGCCGCGCTGATGGACGAGGCGGCGGTGACCGAGTGGGTGGGCGACGCGATGGTGCTCACCGACGACTACGCGCCGGTGGACCAACTGCTCGCGACCGCCTGA
- a CDS encoding glycerophosphodiester phosphodiesterase: MRRTLSTLGVAGALLAAAAVVVPAVAAQAGPDHRAERAPAAQRPIVIGHRGASGYRPEHTLEAYRLAIRQGADFIEPDLVSTKDGVLVARHENEISGTTDVAARPEFAGRKATKTIDGVTVTGWFTEDFTLAELKTLRAKERLPQVRVANTAFDGRFEIPTFQEVIDLARAESKARGRTIGVYPETKHPTYFASIGRPLEEPLVAVLRRNRLTHRADPVFVQSFETANLRKLDKMIDVRLVQLMDASGAPYDFVAGGDKRTYADLATPAGLAWISRYADGVGLNKNLIVPRDSGGRLLAPTSVIRDAHRQKLVVHAWTFRAENQFLPADFRIGTDPNARGDITSEYELFLDLGLDGVFSDHPDTAVAARAGR, translated from the coding sequence TTGCGACGTACCCTTTCCACCCTCGGCGTGGCCGGCGCGCTGCTCGCGGCGGCCGCTGTGGTGGTGCCGGCCGTGGCCGCCCAGGCCGGCCCGGACCACCGCGCCGAGCGTGCCCCCGCGGCCCAGCGGCCGATCGTGATCGGCCACCGCGGCGCGAGCGGCTACCGCCCGGAGCACACCCTGGAGGCCTACCGGCTCGCCATCCGCCAGGGCGCCGACTTCATCGAGCCGGACCTGGTCTCGACCAAGGACGGCGTCCTGGTCGCGCGGCACGAGAACGAGATCTCCGGTACGACCGACGTGGCCGCCCGCCCCGAATTCGCCGGCCGCAAGGCGACGAAGACCATCGACGGCGTCACCGTCACCGGCTGGTTCACCGAGGACTTCACGCTGGCCGAGCTGAAGACGCTGCGGGCCAAGGAGCGGCTGCCCCAGGTGCGGGTCGCGAACACCGCGTTCGACGGCAGGTTCGAGATCCCGACGTTCCAGGAGGTCATCGACCTGGCGCGGGCCGAGTCGAAGGCCCGGGGCCGGACCATCGGCGTCTACCCGGAGACCAAGCACCCCACCTACTTCGCCTCGATCGGCCGCCCGCTGGAGGAGCCGCTGGTGGCGGTGCTGCGCCGCAACCGGCTCACCCACCGCGCCGACCCGGTGTTCGTCCAGAGCTTCGAGACCGCCAACCTGCGCAAGCTCGACAAGATGATCGACGTACGGCTGGTGCAGCTCATGGACGCGAGCGGTGCGCCCTACGACTTCGTCGCGGGCGGCGACAAGCGGACCTACGCGGATCTGGCCACGCCCGCGGGACTTGCCTGGATCTCCCGGTACGCCGACGGCGTCGGCCTGAACAAGAACCTGATCGTGCCCCGGGACTCCGGCGGCCGGCTGCTCGCGCCGACCTCGGTGATCCGCGACGCGCACCGGCAGAAGCTGGTGGTGCACGCGTGGACGTTCCGGGCCGAGAACCAGTTCCTGCCTGCGGACTTCCGCATCGGCACCGACCCGAACGCGCGTGGTGACATCACGTCCGAGTACGAGCTGTTCCTCGACCTGGGTCTGGACGGCGTGTTCAGCGACCACCCCGACACGGCGGTGGCCGCCCGAGCCGGCCGCTGA
- a CDS encoding response regulator: protein MTAPADGKSPIEVLLVEDDPGDVLMTQEAFEEHKLRNRLTVVSDGAEALAYLRREGRYADAVTPDLILLDLNLPRRDGREVLKEIKKDAQLCRIPVVVLTTSQADEDILRSYQLHANAYVTKPVDFERFISVVRQIDEFFVSVVKLPPRG, encoded by the coding sequence ATGACCGCGCCCGCGGACGGCAAGAGCCCGATCGAGGTCCTGCTCGTCGAGGACGACCCCGGTGACGTGCTGATGACCCAGGAGGCGTTCGAGGAGCACAAGCTCCGCAACCGCCTCACCGTCGTCTCCGACGGCGCCGAGGCGCTCGCCTACCTGCGCCGCGAGGGCCGGTACGCGGACGCGGTGACGCCCGACCTGATCCTGCTCGACCTGAACCTGCCCCGGCGCGACGGCCGGGAGGTGCTCAAGGAGATCAAGAAGGACGCGCAGCTCTGCCGCATCCCGGTCGTGGTGCTCACCACCTCGCAGGCCGACGAGGACATCCTGCGCAGCTACCAGCTGCACGCCAACGCCTACGTGACCAAGCCGGTGGACTTCGAGCGCTTCATCTCGGTGGTCCGCCAGATCGACGAGTTCTTCGTCAGCGTGGTCAAGCTGCCGCCGCGTGGCTGA
- a CDS encoding GntR family transcriptional regulator yields MPTAEAPFRRIANDIAAKIKSGELKPGDRLPSTRELAETYGVHMNTAYRAMSLLHDRELITGQPGRGTYVAEPPS; encoded by the coding sequence ATGCCCACAGCTGAAGCACCGTTCCGCCGTATCGCCAACGACATCGCCGCGAAGATCAAGAGCGGCGAGCTGAAGCCCGGCGACAGACTGCCCTCGACCCGTGAACTCGCCGAGACCTACGGCGTCCACATGAACACCGCCTATCGGGCGATGTCGTTGCTGCACGATCGCGAGCTGATCACCGGCCAGCCCGGCCGCGGCACGTACGTAGCCGAACCCCCGAGCTGA
- a CDS encoding substrate-binding domain-containing protein, with protein MTIRHTRRVFLTAATSVAVALAATACGSPQDTASGGGDAAPVKVGLVYSQSGPLASYGKQYIEGFKAGLDFATKGTGKVGDRTIEVTEADDAGDPAKAVSAAKDLIGKGTKIIAGSTSSGVALQVAPIAAQNKVLFISGPAATDAVTGANKYTFRSGRQSWQDVVTARSFIGDAGGKKVVVFAQDGAFGDANEAAVKAVIGGAGANVSSVRAPASATEFTPFASQIKAAKPDLLFVAWAGTTAGAMWQTLDQQGVLASTTVVTGLDIRASWPTFGAAGSKISFLSHYFDGASDTEAAKAAKAKVPGGTLDLFHPDGFAAAQMVVRAVQEGGDDVEKMIKALEGWEFEGVKGTMKIRAEDHALLQPMYQAKLSGSGTAFTATAQKSLTGDESAPPVAQMKG; from the coding sequence ATGACGATCCGGCACACGCGACGGGTGTTCCTTACCGCCGCCACCTCGGTGGCGGTCGCTCTGGCCGCCACGGCCTGTGGCAGCCCGCAGGACACCGCATCCGGCGGCGGCGACGCCGCCCCGGTCAAGGTCGGTCTGGTCTACTCCCAGTCCGGGCCGCTCGCCAGCTACGGCAAGCAGTACATCGAGGGTTTCAAGGCGGGCCTCGACTTCGCCACCAAGGGCACCGGCAAGGTCGGTGACCGCACGATCGAGGTGACCGAGGCCGACGACGCGGGCGACCCGGCCAAGGCCGTGTCCGCCGCGAAGGACCTGATCGGCAAGGGTACGAAGATCATCGCGGGGTCCACCTCCTCCGGGGTGGCGCTCCAGGTGGCGCCGATCGCCGCGCAGAACAAGGTGCTGTTCATCTCCGGCCCGGCCGCCACCGACGCGGTGACCGGCGCGAACAAGTACACGTTCCGTTCCGGCCGTCAGTCGTGGCAGGACGTGGTGACCGCCCGGTCGTTCATCGGCGACGCGGGCGGCAAGAAGGTCGTCGTGTTCGCGCAGGACGGCGCGTTCGGCGACGCGAACGAGGCCGCCGTGAAGGCCGTCATCGGCGGTGCGGGCGCGAACGTGAGCAGCGTCCGGGCCCCGGCCAGCGCCACCGAGTTCACGCCGTTCGCCAGCCAGATCAAGGCCGCCAAGCCGGACCTGCTCTTCGTCGCCTGGGCGGGCACCACCGCCGGTGCCATGTGGCAGACGCTCGACCAGCAGGGCGTCCTCGCCTCCACCACTGTCGTCACCGGCCTGGACATCCGTGCCTCGTGGCCGACGTTCGGCGCGGCCGGCAGCAAGATCTCGTTCCTGTCGCACTACTTCGACGGCGCCAGCGACACCGAGGCCGCCAAGGCCGCGAAGGCGAAGGTGCCGGGCGGCACGCTCGACCTGTTCCACCCGGACGGGTTCGCCGCCGCGCAGATGGTCGTCCGGGCCGTGCAGGAGGGCGGCGACGACGTGGAGAAGATGATCAAGGCGCTGGAGGGCTGGGAGTTCGAGGGCGTCAAGGGCACCATGAAGATCCGCGCCGAGGACCACGCCCTGCTCCAGCCGATGTACCAGGCCAAGCTCTCCGGCAGCGGCACCGCCTTCACGGCGACCGCGCAGAAGTCGCTCACCGGTGACGAGAGCGCGCCGCCCGTCGCGCAGATGAAGGGCTGA
- a CDS encoding serine/threonine-protein kinase, with the protein MGGPVRNGVQLLGERYRLVEQLGAGGMSVVWRGYDEVLGRQVAVKVLASRLASDKAFRHRIRVEAQAAARLCHPNITNVYDYGESVQVGLTVPYVVMELVDGGPLSGRLGRDGQLPWREAMTIGAEVASALAAAHARGVVHRDVTPGNVMLTPTGVKVVDFGISALVGESDKGPDGALLGTPAYLAPERLDNGHVSPATDVYAVGLLLYRMLTGRLPWQASTTTEMLRAHMYRDPDPMPAVPGLPEPVASLVQRCLAKRPEDRPATAEVARTLAEAAGIAAIVPVSPAFGRMDPALAENAGTTILPWSAETDALPFSVVRTRTRRAVARRRKVEAGVAAVGLVAVTATLWGLTSRSPASGGVEPTEARMSLPETIPCAVDYSLRRDTGKDFSAELTLTNTSDRELRGWTMNFTFPGKQTVTTAQPTARQVGRTVSIAAPATDPALAPGASTKLTLAGRYTGSNTLPVEFTLGDSTCGVQVSGIAGSAPTTAPPVKTPVKPATKTTAKSGPAKAKPAPAKPKPKTAPKPKGKENGKGKAK; encoded by the coding sequence ATGGGTGGACCGGTCAGGAACGGCGTGCAACTGCTCGGCGAGCGATATCGGCTCGTCGAGCAGTTGGGTGCGGGCGGCATGTCGGTCGTCTGGCGCGGCTACGACGAGGTGCTGGGCCGCCAGGTGGCGGTCAAGGTGCTGGCCTCGCGGCTGGCCAGCGACAAGGCGTTCCGGCACCGGATCCGGGTGGAGGCGCAGGCCGCCGCGCGGCTGTGCCACCCCAACATCACCAACGTGTACGACTACGGCGAGTCCGTGCAGGTCGGCCTGACCGTGCCGTACGTGGTGATGGAGCTGGTCGACGGCGGTCCGCTCAGCGGGCGGCTCGGCCGCGACGGGCAGCTTCCCTGGCGGGAGGCCATGACGATCGGCGCGGAGGTCGCCTCGGCGCTGGCCGCCGCGCACGCCCGCGGTGTGGTGCACCGGGACGTGACCCCGGGTAACGTGATGCTGACCCCGACCGGCGTGAAGGTCGTCGACTTCGGCATCTCGGCGCTGGTGGGGGAGAGCGACAAGGGGCCGGACGGCGCGTTGCTCGGCACGCCCGCGTATCTGGCGCCGGAGCGGCTGGACAACGGCCACGTATCGCCGGCCACCGACGTGTACGCGGTCGGGCTGCTGCTCTACCGGATGCTGACCGGCCGCCTGCCGTGGCAGGCCAGCACCACCACCGAGATGCTGCGCGCCCACATGTACCGCGACCCCGACCCGATGCCAGCGGTGCCGGGGCTGCCCGAGCCGGTCGCCTCGCTCGTGCAGCGGTGCCTGGCCAAGCGTCCCGAGGACCGCCCGGCGACCGCCGAGGTGGCCCGTACGCTCGCCGAGGCGGCAGGTATCGCGGCGATCGTGCCGGTGTCGCCGGCGTTCGGCCGGATGGACCCGGCGCTCGCCGAGAACGCGGGCACCACCATCCTGCCGTGGTCGGCGGAGACCGACGCGCTGCCGTTCTCGGTGGTGCGTACCCGTACCAGGCGGGCGGTGGCGCGGCGGCGCAAGGTGGAGGCCGGGGTCGCCGCCGTCGGGCTGGTCGCGGTGACCGCCACCCTGTGGGGGCTGACGTCGCGGAGCCCGGCCAGCGGCGGGGTGGAGCCGACCGAGGCGCGGATGAGCCTGCCCGAGACGATCCCGTGCGCTGTCGACTACTCGCTGCGCCGCGACACCGGCAAGGACTTCTCCGCCGAGCTGACGCTCACCAACACCAGCGACCGGGAACTGCGCGGCTGGACCATGAACTTCACGTTCCCCGGCAAGCAGACGGTCACCACGGCCCAGCCCACGGCACGTCAGGTGGGGCGTACCGTCTCGATCGCCGCACCGGCGACGGACCCGGCGCTGGCCCCCGGCGCGTCGACGAAGCTGACGCTGGCCGGCCGCTACACCGGGAGCAACACGCTGCCTGTCGAGTTCACGCTCGGCGACAGCACCTGCGGCGTGCAGGTCTCCGGCATCGCCGGCTCGGCGCCGACCACCGCGCCGCCGGTGAAGACGCCGGTCAAGCCGGCCACCAAGACCACCGCCAAGAGCGGGCCGGCGAAGGCCAAACCGGCGCCGGCGAAACCGAAGCCCAAGACCGCGCCGAAGCCCAAGGGCAAGGAGAACGGCAAGGGAAAAGCAAAGTAG
- a CDS encoding TrkH family potassium uptake protein, with product MRRLLRKPVRLVPLGFLAVILVGTGLLMLPWATNEQRYTPFVTALFTSTSAVSVTGLAVTDTPNYWNGFGLVMITVLTQLGGLGILTGASLVILAVSRQLGLRNRLLVQAETAEFSLGDVRRLLLRIAATVFVTEALMTAVIATRLFLAYDYRPGRALWSAVFHSVQAFNNGGFALYSDGLIAFSRDGWVALPLSIGAIIGGLGFPALFEAVREWRQPARWAVATKLTVWGSVVLTVFGVAYLLMAEWTNPFTIGTFDVPGKLLASFTQIALSRTGGFDVINVGHLTDESYPMLIGLMFIGGGSASTAGGIKVSTFFLLGFAIWAELRGEPDTTVGRRRVAAASQRQALTVALLSVALVAGGTVGLIALTSHVSFSAALFEVTSAFSTTGLTVGVSGQLSPPGQYVLTALMYIGRVGPLTLGSAIALNTRRRLYRYPEEQPIVG from the coding sequence ATGCGCCGCCTGCTCCGGAAGCCCGTACGGCTGGTGCCGTTGGGGTTCCTGGCGGTGATCCTGGTCGGCACCGGTCTGCTCATGCTGCCCTGGGCCACCAACGAGCAGCGGTACACCCCGTTCGTCACCGCGCTGTTCACGTCCACGTCGGCGGTGTCGGTGACCGGGTTGGCGGTGACCGACACGCCGAACTACTGGAACGGGTTCGGGCTCGTGATGATCACCGTGCTGACGCAGCTCGGCGGTCTGGGCATCCTGACCGGGGCGTCGCTGGTGATCCTGGCGGTCTCCCGCCAGCTCGGCCTGCGCAACCGGCTGCTCGTGCAGGCGGAGACCGCCGAGTTCAGCCTCGGCGACGTACGCCGCCTGCTGCTGCGCATCGCGGCGACCGTCTTCGTGACCGAGGCCCTGATGACGGCGGTGATCGCCACGCGCCTGTTCCTGGCGTACGACTACCGGCCGGGCCGGGCGCTCTGGTCGGCGGTGTTCCACTCGGTCCAGGCGTTCAACAACGGCGGGTTCGCGCTCTACTCCGACGGCCTGATCGCGTTCTCCCGGGACGGCTGGGTGGCGCTGCCGCTCAGCATCGGCGCGATCATCGGCGGGCTGGGCTTCCCGGCGCTGTTCGAGGCGGTACGCGAGTGGCGGCAGCCGGCGCGCTGGGCGGTCGCCACGAAGCTGACCGTGTGGGGCAGCGTGGTGCTGACCGTCTTCGGCGTCGCCTACCTGCTGATGGCCGAGTGGACCAACCCGTTCACGATCGGCACCTTCGACGTGCCGGGCAAGCTGCTGGCGTCGTTCACGCAGATCGCGTTGAGCCGTACCGGCGGCTTCGACGTGATCAACGTCGGGCACCTCACCGACGAGAGCTACCCGATGCTGATCGGCCTGATGTTCATCGGCGGCGGCAGCGCCAGCACCGCCGGCGGCATCAAGGTCTCCACGTTCTTCCTGCTCGGCTTCGCCATCTGGGCCGAGCTGCGGGGCGAGCCGGACACCACTGTCGGGCGCCGCCGGGTGGCGGCGGCGAGCCAGCGGCAGGCGCTGACCGTGGCGCTGCTGAGCGTGGCGCTCGTGGCCGGGGGAACCGTCGGCCTGATCGCGCTGACCTCGCACGTGTCGTTCTCGGCCGCGTTGTTCGAGGTCACCTCCGCGTTCAGCACGACCGGTCTGACCGTCGGGGTGTCCGGGCAGCTCTCCCCGCCGGGTCAGTACGTGCTGACCGCGCTCATGTACATCGGCCGGGTCGGGCCGCTCACCCTCGGCTCGGCCATCGCGTTGAACACCCGTCGACGGCTGTACCGCTACCCGGAGGAGCAACCCATTGTCGGCTAG
- a CDS encoding potassium channel family protein gives MSARHPEETGIAVIGLGRFGTRLAESLSRLGYEVLAIDRDPARVQHWSAELDRVVQADSTEEVVLRQLGLADFRRVVVAIGASLEASVLTVLALAELGIEQIWARATSEKHAKILHSVGAHHVVFPEAETGERVAHLIVSRMLDFIEFDDDFAIAKVKVPAPLVGRSLRDIAPQDRYGVMVVGEKQSGQPFRYAGPDTVLQADSVLIVEGAITQVQRFSALT, from the coding sequence TTGTCGGCTAGACATCCGGAGGAGACAGGCATCGCGGTGATCGGCCTGGGCCGGTTCGGCACGCGCCTGGCGGAGTCCCTGTCCCGTCTCGGTTACGAGGTGCTGGCGATCGACCGTGACCCGGCCCGGGTCCAGCACTGGTCGGCCGAACTCGACCGGGTGGTGCAGGCGGACAGCACCGAGGAGGTGGTGCTGCGCCAGCTCGGGCTGGCGGACTTCCGCCGGGTCGTGGTCGCGATCGGGGCGTCGCTGGAGGCGAGCGTGCTCACCGTACTGGCGCTGGCCGAGCTGGGGATCGAGCAGATCTGGGCGCGGGCCACCTCGGAGAAGCACGCGAAGATCCTGCACTCGGTCGGCGCGCACCACGTGGTCTTCCCCGAGGCGGAGACCGGCGAGCGGGTGGCGCACCTGATCGTCAGCCGGATGCTCGACTTCATCGAGTTCGACGACGACTTCGCCATCGCCAAGGTCAAGGTGCCCGCGCCGCTGGTCGGGCGGTCACTGCGCGACATCGCACCGCAGGACCGGTACGGCGTCATGGTGGTGGGCGAGAAGCAGTCCGGGCAGCCGTTCCGTTATGCCGGGCCGGACACGGTGCTGCAGGCGGACAGCGTGCTCATCGTGGAGGGCGCCATCACCCAGGTGCAGCGCTTCTCCGCGCTGACCTGA
- a CDS encoding ABC transporter ATP-binding protein yields the protein MTEPVLSVADLSVRIAGLHILQGVSFEVAPTGVTVLLGRNGVGKTTTLRAIVGLTPRGGEVRGSVRMGARSLLARPTHRLVRDGLGYVPEDRCVFAALTVAENLRLAERRGVTPAYDKVFSLFPELERRGRQRAGSLSGGQQQMLAIGRVLLNDNRLLLVDEPTKGLAPKVVTEVAEVLERVAESVPVLLVEQNLAVVRRLATDAVVLSAGKVAWTGDAQELLLETALTKSLLGVGSAEVHS from the coding sequence ATGACCGAACCTGTCCTGTCCGTGGCGGACCTGTCCGTGCGGATCGCCGGGCTGCACATCCTCCAGGGGGTGTCGTTCGAGGTCGCGCCGACCGGCGTGACGGTGCTGCTCGGACGCAACGGCGTCGGCAAGACCACCACGTTGCGCGCGATCGTCGGGCTGACGCCGCGCGGCGGTGAGGTGCGCGGCAGCGTACGCATGGGGGCGCGCAGCCTGCTCGCGCGCCCCACCCACCGGCTGGTCCGCGACGGCCTCGGCTACGTGCCGGAGGACCGTTGCGTCTTCGCCGCGCTCACCGTCGCGGAGAACCTGCGGCTCGCCGAACGGCGGGGCGTCACGCCCGCGTACGACAAGGTCTTCTCGCTCTTCCCCGAGCTGGAGCGGCGCGGACGGCAACGGGCCGGCTCGCTGTCCGGCGGGCAGCAGCAGATGCTCGCGATCGGCCGGGTGCTGCTGAACGACAACCGGCTGCTGCTGGTCGACGAGCCGACGAAAGGGCTGGCGCCGAAGGTGGTGACCGAGGTGGCCGAGGTGCTGGAACGGGTGGCGGAATCGGTGCCGGTGCTGCTGGTCGAGCAGAACCTGGCGGTGGTACGGCGGCTGGCGACCGACGCGGTGGTGCTCTCCGCCGGGAAGGTCGCCTGGACCGGCGACGCCCAGGAACTGCTGCTGGAGACCGCGCTGACGAAGTCGTTGCTCGGTGTGGGTTCGGCGGAGGTGCACTCGTGA
- a CDS encoding inositol monophosphatase family protein, with amino-acid sequence MADPLLDDVGALLREAAAKVVVPLFRRLDASDISEKAPGEVVTVADREAEALISEGLRRLRPGSVVVGEEAVADDPDLLRHLRGSGDVWLVDPVDGTSNFAAGRRPFALMAALLTDGVPVASWVYDPLDGTMAAGRLGAGARLDGASLGAPQAEPRVGALRGTAATKFLPPDFRRRVEEGGRRIGELLPGQHCAGREYLDVLTGEQQFVLFWRTLPWDHTPGTLLVREAGGVARRFDGADYHPADEGRGLLVAASPEIWDEVSAALLSG; translated from the coding sequence GTGGCTGACCCGCTGCTGGACGACGTCGGCGCGCTGCTGCGGGAGGCGGCGGCCAAGGTCGTCGTGCCGTTGTTCCGCCGGCTCGACGCGTCCGACATCTCCGAGAAGGCACCGGGCGAGGTGGTCACGGTCGCCGACCGCGAGGCCGAGGCGCTGATCTCCGAGGGACTGCGGCGGCTGCGTCCCGGCTCGGTGGTGGTCGGCGAGGAGGCCGTCGCCGACGATCCCGACCTGCTGCGGCACCTGCGCGGCAGCGGCGACGTCTGGCTCGTCGACCCGGTCGACGGCACCTCCAACTTCGCCGCCGGCCGCCGGCCGTTCGCACTGATGGCGGCGCTGCTCACCGACGGCGTACCGGTGGCGTCCTGGGTGTACGACCCGCTCGACGGCACGATGGCGGCGGGCCGGCTCGGCGCCGGCGCCCGGCTGGACGGGGCGTCGCTGGGTGCGCCGCAGGCCGAGCCGAGGGTGGGCGCGCTGCGCGGCACCGCGGCGACGAAGTTCCTGCCCCCCGACTTCCGCCGCCGGGTGGAGGAGGGCGGTCGCCGCATCGGTGAGCTGCTGCCCGGCCAGCACTGCGCCGGCCGGGAATACCTGGACGTGCTCACCGGCGAGCAGCAGTTCGTGCTGTTCTGGCGCACCCTGCCGTGGGACCACACGCCCGGCACGTTGCTGGTGCGCGAGGCCGGTGGCGTGGCCCGCCGGTTCGACGGTGCCGACTACCACCCGGCCGACGAGGGCCGGGGACTGCTCGTGGCGGCGAGCCCGGAGATCTGGGACGAGGTGAGCGCCGCCCTGCTGAGCGGTTGA
- a CDS encoding ABC transporter ATP-binding protein encodes MLATRGLTWRIGEVAIVDSVYLDLAPGEFLGVIGPNGAGKTSLFNLITGLRRPTEGTVLLDGADITALPPHRRARLGLGRTFQASSVFGSLSVRENVRLAVQAHRGGSMKLWRRAAADREVAAAADAALDRVGLHHRGTALAGTLAHGEKRKLEIALLLAGEPRVMLLDEPMAGVSAEDVPELVSVIKSLTGDSGRAVLMVEHHMDVILELADRIAVMHHGALLACDTPDTVMANATVQEAYLGEAL; translated from the coding sequence GTGCTCGCCACCCGCGGTCTGACCTGGCGGATCGGTGAGGTCGCCATCGTCGACTCCGTCTACCTCGATCTGGCGCCGGGGGAGTTCCTCGGCGTGATCGGGCCCAACGGCGCCGGCAAGACCTCCCTGTTCAACCTGATCACCGGCCTGCGCCGGCCCACCGAGGGCACGGTCCTGCTGGACGGCGCGGACATCACCGCGCTTCCGCCGCACCGGCGTGCCCGGCTCGGACTGGGGCGTACCTTCCAGGCGTCCTCGGTCTTCGGCTCGCTGAGCGTGCGGGAGAACGTCCGGCTCGCCGTACAGGCACACCGGGGTGGCTCGATGAAGCTGTGGCGGCGGGCGGCGGCCGACCGGGAGGTGGCCGCCGCCGCCGACGCGGCGCTCGACCGGGTCGGCCTGCACCACAGGGGTACGGCGCTCGCCGGCACCCTGGCCCACGGCGAGAAGCGCAAGCTGGAGATCGCGCTGCTGCTCGCCGGTGAACCCCGGGTGATGCTGCTGGACGAGCCGATGGCCGGCGTGAGCGCCGAGGACGTGCCCGAGCTGGTCAGCGTGATCAAGTCGTTGACCGGCGACAGCGGCCGGGCGGTGCTCATGGTGGAACACCACATGGACGTGATCCTGGAACTGGCCGACCGGATCGCCGTGATGCACCACGGCGCGCTGCTGGCGTGCGACACCCCGGACACGGTGATGGCGAACGCCACCGTGCAGGAGGCGTACCTGGGGGAGGCGCTCTAA